From a region of the Anomalospiza imberbis isolate Cuckoo-Finch-1a 21T00152 chromosome 3, ASM3175350v1, whole genome shotgun sequence genome:
- the KCNF1 gene encoding potassium voltage-gated channel subfamily F member 1 translates to MAGDSRFPDVDTNGSEKSEEMEIVVNVGGVRQVFYGDNLNQYPETRLAELVNCLSGGYDSIFSLCDDYDPGKREFYFDRDPDAFKCIIDVYYFGEIHMKKGICPICFKNEMEFWKVDLKFLDECCKAHLSEKKEELEEIARRVQLILDDLGIDASESRWKKCQKCIWKFLEKPESSYPARVIAVLSFLFILISSVVMCVGTIPDLQVVDAEGNRMEHPTLDSIETACIGWFTMEYVLRLISSPNKLHFALSFMNIVDVLAILPFYVSLTLTHLGAKLMELSNVQQAVQALRIMRIARIFKLARHSSGLQTLTYALKRSFKELGLLLMYLAVGIFVFSALGYTMEQSHPETLFKSIPQSFWWAIITMTTVGYGDIYPKTTLGKLNAAISFLCGVIAIALPIHPIINNFVRYYNKQRVLETAAKHELELMELNSAEGKASGSRSELEDLSREGKECPFYSSRIKVSHSDTFIHLLSEEKHHRTRLQSCK, encoded by the coding sequence ATGGCAGGTGACTCTAGGTTTCCAGATGTGGACACTAATGGATcagaaaaaagtgaagaaatggAGATTGTAGTCAATGTCGGTGGGGTAAGGCAGGTGTTCTACGGAGATAACCTGAATCAGTACCCAGAAACACGGCTGGCAGAGCTGGTCAATTGTTTATCAGGGGGATATGATAGCATATTTTCCCTCTGTGATGACTATGATCCTGGAAAGAGAGAGTTTTACTTTGACAGAGATCCAGATGCTTTCAAATGCATTATTGACGTGTACTACTTTGGGGAAATTCACATGAAGAAAGGAATATGCCCCATATGTTTCAAGAACGAAATGGAATTTTGGAAAGTTGATCTGAAATTTTTGGATGAGTGCTGCAAAGCTCACCTAagtgaaaaaaaggaggaaCTGGAAGAAATAGCCCGAAGGGTACAACTCATTCTGGATGACCTGGGAATAGATGCCTCAGAAAGTCGCTGGAAAAAGTGCCAAAAATGCATCTGGAAATTTCTGGAGAAGCCAGAATCATCCTATCCAGCTAGAGTGATTGCTGTACTGtcctttctgtttattttgatCTCCTCTGTTGTGATGTGTGTGGGGACCATCCCAGACTTGCAGGTGGTAGATGCAGAGGGGAACCGTATGGAGCACCCGACCCTGGACAGCATCGAGACCGCCTGCATAGGCTGGTTTACCATGGAGTAtgtgctgaggctgatctcCTCTCCCAACAAACTCCACTTTGCCCTTTCTTTCATGAACATTGTTGATGTGCTAGCAATACTTCCTTTCTatgtcagcctgaccttgacCCACCTGGGAGCCAAACTGATGGAACTGAGCAATGTCCAGCAGGCTGTCCAGGCACTGCGCATCATGAGGATCGCAAGGATTTTCAAGCTTGCACGGCATTCATCAGGGCTCCAGACCCTAACCTATGCCCTGAAACGCAGCTTTAAGGAGCTTGGGCTGCTCCTCATGTACTTAGCTGTTGGAATCTTTGTCTTTTCTGCCCTCGGTTACACCATGGAACAAAGTCACCCCGAAACTTTATTTAAAAGCATCCCTCAATCATTTTGGTGGGCAATCATTACCATGACCACAGTTGGATACGGAGACATTTACCCTAAAACAACACTAGGAAAACTGAATGCTGCCATCAGTTTTCTTTGTGGGGTGATAGCAATCGCCctccccatccatcccatcATTAACAACTTTGTCAGGTATTACAACAAACAGAGAGTTTTAGAAACAGCTGCCAAACATGAATTGGAGCTGATGGAACTAAATTCTGCTGAGGGAAAAGCCTCAGGCTCCAGAAGTGAACTAGAGGATCTTTCAAGGGAAGGCAAAGAGTGTCCTTTTTATAGCAGCCGGATAAAAGTCTCCCACAGTGACACCTTTATTCATCTCCTGTCAGAAGAGAAACACCATAGGACCAGGCTTCAAAGCTGCAAATAA